tttttttttcaaaaataaataaataaaacttgacATTTTCAGTCTTGCATtgtaaggaaaaataaaatagagctTATTCCTTGAAAGTTGAAACATGCCTTTTGTAATGATATcagttttcctttttaataaaaagtgttGCATCCTTAATAAGAATTGAGTCTTTAACTCCTCTTAATGAGttttccttctattttttttttcaatcatgtTCTCACATATAgtgaaatgtttattttttgtaataattattttaacaaaatttagaataatttctAATTGgtttaatatatatcaaaatttaactcaaaatatttatatagtgCATGAAACCGAATCATGTTAAACAGGAGTTTACTAAACAAGTCGGTGTAAAAGATTTTATACAGTCAGAAATTACTTTTGCATAACTTTACAAAACTTCaagtttctgaaaaaaaaaagttaagcaAAATTTTAATTCCAACCTTTATGGCTGAATAATAACGACAGTGTAAAACTTCACAAATGACAATATCGGAGAAAAATAGACTACATTAGTGGTCAATATTTCTTAATGATCAATAAGATTTGTCGGTTAATTCCGTatgggaaaatgatattttgacactattttttgacaccattttgacactgtacatgtgtcaaaatgtggttggacgatttcaaattaaaaaaacaaactttggtttttctcttccaaatatacccctgccttaacttttttaatttgaaatcgtccaatcacattttaacatgtgtgcagtgtcaaaatagtgtaaaaaaatggtgttaaaatgtcattttcctTCCGTATAAGGGGTTACTATTACCATTTCCCTTATTTCTTACACATTCTTCGGTgtcgattttattttattctattccGAGTGCCCGAAATTTTCACTTCCTTTCACAATTGGTTCTTAAACCAATggttttcatcttcatcaaatagtgtaattgaaaatgaaatttattatatgatttttacttgtatatatacggatattttattattataatattttatttttacaaattaagaTTGTTCTTGTAAAACTTAATGGACTTCATAGAACTAATGagttgtagtttttttttttaatatttggttGCTGATTTGATAATAATTGTTTGTCTCATGAGAGAATTTGTAAAGATACTTTAACAATCAAGTTAATGTTGTGTTTATAGTTTGTTCTCggatatacaaatataatttaaagaaatatttcattttattttaagcatttatctatttataacattttttttttgtttttgtccttCATACGATTAAGGAGGACCTAATCACAATTTAATCATGATTAGACTCTGTTTTATGTTTAATCtctatttaattatgttaagtGTTGTTGGTTTCTCAACCgaaaggataaaaaaattgagaaggCTTAGAAATTAGATCGGAAAAGCAAGGCTCAGAAGTTGGTAAAAAAGTTAAGAAGATTGAGAAGTTGGTAGAAAGGTTAAGAAGATCGAGAAGTTgatcaaaaaatacaaaaccaaGAAGTTATGTCAAGAAGACAAAAACGAAAAGTTGGACCGAGAAGGCATAGTCAATAACTTGGACGGAAAAGACTAAcacagagattaaattaaaaagttttgattatatattatattttattgttttatatccaaatgtataatttaactaattaaatgtCTTCATCTCAATACTCTCTCTTAAGCTAGTAAATGAATGTGATATATTTCTAACTCTAATAATTTCTCAAAAATctaatttatcataattttggtaaaaatatctataaattggTCTTTAGATTGAATACTTCACAATTTCATCATGTTTTCATCAAGTTTTTCTTCAATGAAAAAACTATCAACATTCACACGCTTCatagaatttattatataaattttatttatatattttttgaatataaatactttattattataacattttatttctaCAAATTAAGATCGTTCTCATGAGATCGAATGGATCTCACAAACCAATAAGTTAcgattttctcttcaatttttaGTATTCGTTGTTAATCTTAGGTAATTGTTGGTCTTAGGTGATGAAAGTATTGCAAATATAATTTGACAATCAAATTAACATTGTGTCCATAGTTTGTTCTCATATAGACAAATACAATTTGTTAGTCAAAAAGTCAAGATTGATAAATTATGTTGAGAAGGTAAGACTGAAAAGTTGGATCGAGAAAACTCAACCTAGAAGTTGGACTATAAagataaagggttaaatatgtttttagtcactatactttgaggcgattttggttttagtccctcttttaaactaaggtacaatttagtccttcaactttagaaaactctgattttagtttttttttaccaaattttttaaactttatttgcggtttcaaacgcgtttctcagttaacattgaagcaaaaatgtgtcaaatagtgtaaacaatccaaatgctataatgaagcATGCTTGAAacagaaaataaagttaaaaaaatttggtaaaaatgactaaaactagaattttctaaagttggaaggattaaattgtaccttagtttgaaagagagactaaaaccaaaatcgtcccaaagtatagggactaaaaacatatttaacccaaagataaataatacaagggttaaatatgtttttagtccctatactttggggcgattttgattttagtccctcttttaaactaaggtacaatttagtccttcaactttagaaaactctggttttagtcctttataccaaatttttttaactttatttgttgtttcaagcacgtttcattatagcatttggattgtttatactatttgacacatttttgcttcaatgttaactgataaACGCGTTATAGCAGCCAATGGACgttgctttttcacgggatccgacgtctattcgacgtctaaagctgaaccggttgacgtttgattttcctgtcagtgacgtagacgtcggtgccctttccAGCCGACGTCTAATCTCTTGGGATTTTTGTATAACATTAATTGCAAcgtagtagacgtcggtcccctgaAAACGCtgacgtcaatggactgtcttatcacatacctcaagCAATTGGACGTTAGTTTGTGAGAGGTctgacgtctatgatgtcataacgttgcctgacatcgaaactgacgtctagttttccaatttatttacaataatgccacTGCACATTAgtagacgtcggattttcacgaaacagacgtctaaggggtgacgttaaacaacgtttttgcactagtgttctATGATTTGGTTAGTAGTCAGTAATTTGCATTGTACGTTAATCTTTTAGTATGACAACACTCATATTTTTGCATGACATTTCGAATAAAATAAGtaggaaaaaacaaatcaacGGGAATTTTATAGTCAATGAAATAGGTCAAATACgaaagaattgaaaaattaattaaacaatatcGTCAAGTCAGTAATacaatttttctctctcactattattgaatttgaaagatgcaaaatataaataaaaaatcataataaaataaatgaaaataaacaaagatgagaataaaaaaaataatttattaaaataaatctatagtagtcaacaataatttattttccgAGTCATGTAATACTTTGCTTTTTTTTCCTCACCAATCAAAATAGTTTGATCTGCGCTCGACTgcttaaatacaataatttaaataattttcattatcacTTTCTTCTCTGTTGTTATTCGCTGGGCCCTGCAAATTAAACGATTTTGTTTCGTTGGGTTTCTCTTTTAGGTGCGATTCTGTTTTCTCCTTCCGCTCTTTATTCATGTTGTGATTTTCCCTGTTCTCTTTAGTGTTTGCTGAATCGTAACCTGGTTTTAGTTCGCGGGTGCCTCTTTTGTATGTTTTCGTTGCAATTTTGCATTCACGTCTGTGTTAGTCTATTGCTTGCTGCCTTCATGTTTTGGTTTCTTGCTTTATggattcatcttcttccttttcccACTTTGATTGCaccaattattaattattatttccaGTTTAGCTGTTACTCGTGTATATATGTTTACATGCTCGCTTCTTTTATTGCCCTCTCTCTCCTTTTGAAATTGATCTAATTGATGTTTTTCGTACTTTTAGGATCCATGGATTTTAGAGATGGAGCTCACAAGTTTTCTCGGTGTATTGTTACTGTAAGTCTTCATCACTTCATATCCTTCAGCCCAATCTTCCATCAGTACTGCAGCTCTCTGCACACTATATttcaaagaaatatttttcttgcacccgctattaaatttgtatataatcaAAGTTAGGTGTTCAGTTGttcttaattgataaaatagcTAATTTGTTCAATCTTTTTTTAGGCATATAGgaatactaattttaattttgaagagCTTTTCTCTGCTGTAGTTGCAATAACAAGAATACTTAATAATATTCTGCGAGATATGTATGtcatattaatgttttttagtAGAAACGAaatattcattcaatttaataaccaattattatttattaacttgAGTTCTAATTAAAAGTTGTTTAGAGACCCTGTGATGTTTCAGTTGTTTAGAGATCCTGAATTAACATATGTGTAGACCGCAAGAAACTGGTAATGTATGTCTAAAGGTGCGTACAAAACTGGCaatattaaatcaataaattactTATTCTATAAGATAAACGAATTATGCCTGTTACATTTTCCAACATAAGTCAATTTTGTTAGCAGTGTCCACGGTAGTGTAGAAAGATTGCAATCTACATACATGTTGCTTTGCGTCATCTTTGATCTATGTATTGATGAGCACAATGATATTTAACGTAAATGGTTACTCTATGCAACTGAGCATATCCTTTTCCATTCAACCTAAAATTTAAGTCCATTCATTGTGGGTTTTAAGGCTTCTACAGATTGGAGATCTCTGGCTTCGACTGCTATGGTACTTCCTGCAAATAATTGTCAGCGCATGGTATTCCNTAGTAGTCGTGGTTAATTTGTTGGAGAGCTACTTCATCTCTCTTGGAGTACTAGANAAATACAAGTCTCTTCATTCAGAAAAGGTTCAGTACCTTGCCATTGTCATAGAAAGTGAAGAAGCTTGTCAGATTTCCGAACTTGTTAAACTGTTGAAGTGGCTGGACTCTATTGGTGTGAAGAATGTGTGCCTCTATGACATGAATGGTATGAAAGGTTTGGAGAACCAGTGATTGTAAAGTTTCTTTTACTCAGGCCATATAATAGTGTTTTCCTTGAACTCTTTATTCTAGGAGTATTAAAGAAGTCTAAGGAAACCATACTTCAAAGTTTGAAGAATGCAAAATCCATTCAGGTACCATATAATTGTTTCCTTGCAGATTGATTCTTTGTTAATCTATTGATAAGTTTGGCACCGGATTATGATTTTAACCTGCAAGTGACTGGTGTGTCTTATATTTTTCCCATGTTAATCAATTTTGGATCCCACCTTTTACTCATTTAATTCTGTTTGATTCTTTGACTTCTTTCTACTATTCAATTAGATGATGAGAAAAGATATGTAACCAAACCCTTTTTTAGATTCTGGTAGATTATGCGTCCTACATTAAATTGGTTTTACACATGAAATTTGTTGGGTACATCTGATTTCATTTCCGTTTTCATTGGCTTAAAATGTTCATAGATGATGGGGCTTACTTGCagtatttgattatttttagaGCATTGTCTAAGAAATTATTCATTAGAAGATGAAATACACGATTCTTATCATATGTTCTCTTTGTATATATCCTCTGCCTCCAAAAAATGCATTAGTAGAAAATATGGATTATAAATGGCTCATTCAGCTGCCATTGCTTTCAAGCATGAATAGTAACGTTTGCTGTTATGTCACTTNTTTGATCTGATCTAGCATTAATTCAGTGTAGGAAGTTAGTCAAGTTGTTACACCCGATGCTCATGATCACATGACTCTGGAGTTTCTTTCTTATGTGGACGGGAAGGAGGCAGTGGCGAAAGCAGCTAACTTGGTTTTTGTGGAGAACTTGAAACAGCGTTCCTTGGGTGAAGAACT
This DNA window, taken from Vigna radiata var. radiata cultivar VC1973A chromosome 5, Vradiata_ver6, whole genome shotgun sequence, encodes the following:
- the LOC106760955 gene encoding dehydrodolichyl diphosphate synthase complex subunit NUS1-like isoform X1; amino-acid sequence: MDFRDGAHKFSRCIVTIGDLWLRLLWYFLQIIVSAWYSXVVVVNLLESYFISLGVLXKYKSLHSEKVQYLAIVIESEEACQISELVKLLKWLDSIGVKNVCLYDMNGVLKKSKETILQSLKNAKSIQEVSQVVTPDAHDHMTLEFLSYVDGKEAVAKAANLVFVENLKQRSLGEELDAQISLEPHLNEALQIVGSKGPEPDLLLVYGPVRSHLGFPAWRLRYTEIVHMGSLKFMTYGSLIKAIYNFTRVHQNYGK
- the LOC106760955 gene encoding dehydrodolichyl diphosphate synthase complex subunit NUS1-like isoform X2; the protein is MELTSFLGVLLLLLQIGDLWLRLLWYFLQIIVSAWYSXVVVVNLLESYFISLGVLXKYKSLHSEKVQYLAIVIESEEACQISELVKLLKWLDSIGVKNVCLYDMNGVLKKSKETILQSLKNAKSIQEVSQVVTPDAHDHMTLEFLSYVDGKEAVAKAANLVFVENLKQRSLGEELDAQISLEPHLNEALQIVGSKGPEPDLLLVYGPVRSHLGFPAWRLRYTEIVHMGSLKFMTYGSLIKAIYNFTRVHQNYGK